Proteins encoded by one window of Dendropsophus ebraccatus isolate aDenEbr1 chromosome 4, aDenEbr1.pat, whole genome shotgun sequence:
- the NDUFAF3 gene encoding NADH dehydrogenase [ubiquinone] 1 alpha subcomplex assembly factor 3 isoform X2, with protein sequence MAPLALLGLPLLRLSAPRLVRCGPPIAAHAWQQSRSHRLSPTGDELYEKTTVTRVERDSAEIMFIESYSASGFIINGDQVVGPCAVIPRSILQWNVASHKDISVDSLSLFHLLVPKIEILVLGTGDRVERLDPAITRFMRQKGVAIEVQDTPNACATFNFLTSERRVTAAALIPVSE encoded by the exons ATGGCCCCTTTAGCTTTGCTCGGTCTTCCTCTGTTGCGGCTGTCTGCTCCGCGGTTGGTGAGGTGCGGACCACCCATCGCAGCACACGCATG GCAACAGAGTAGATCCCATCGTCTGTCACCAACTGGAGATGAACTCTATGAGAAGACGACAGTGACGCGTGTCGAGAGAGACTCTGCAGAGATCATGTTTATCGAGAGCTACAGCGCCAGTGGGTTCATCATCAATGGGGACCAGGTGGTGGGGCCCTGCGCAGTGATACCCAGGAGCATCCTGCAGTGGAAC GTGGCTTCCCATAAGGACATCTCAGTGGACAGCTTATCCTTGTTTCATCTTCTGGTTCCCAAAATag aaatcctgGTGCTAGGAACAGGAGACCGTGTGGAGAGATTAGATCCTGCCATTACCAGATTTATGAGACAGAAGGGAGTAGCCATAGAGGTTCAAGACACG CCCAATGCTTGTGCCACATTTAATTTTCTGACCAGTGAGCGAAGAGTCACGGCAGCGGCCTTAATCCCAGTATCTGAGTAG